One Bacillus sp. FJAT-52991 genomic region harbors:
- a CDS encoding DUF177 domain-containing protein → MKWSIIQLQKFRDKGLVLDELVDMSSLKNRDSQIRNVAPVHVTGRADISPEKVTFHLQVKGQMILPCSRTLVDVKYPFDFQMTETFLLKPSLFSEYGDEDEIHRVQGDVIDLAPILEEAILLEVPMQVLSEEADQHVIPSGKGWEYHSEEQLPKEEKKVDPRLAGLADFFKSNEE, encoded by the coding sequence ATGAAATGGTCAATTATTCAATTGCAAAAGTTTCGTGATAAGGGTTTAGTTCTTGATGAGCTTGTGGATATGAGTAGCTTGAAGAATCGAGATTCTCAAATTCGAAATGTAGCTCCTGTTCATGTGACAGGTCGGGCCGATATTAGTCCTGAGAAGGTTACGTTTCATTTACAAGTGAAGGGTCAAATGATTTTACCTTGTTCGCGAACACTTGTTGATGTGAAATACCCGTTTGATTTTCAAATGACTGAAACATTTTTATTGAAGCCATCTTTATTCAGTGAATATGGGGATGAAGATGAGATTCATAGGGTGCAAGGAGATGTTATCGACTTAGCACCGATTTTGGAAGAAGCGATTCTTTTGGAAGTACCGATGCAGGTGTTGAGCGAAGAGGCTGATCAGCATGTGATTCCATCAGGAAAAGGCTGGGAGTATCATAGCGAAGAGCAACTTCCGAAAGAAGAAAAAAAGGTCGATCCGCGACTAGCAGGTCTGGCTGATTTTTTCAAGTCAAATGAGGAATGA
- a CDS encoding 2-dehydropantoate 2-reductase: MKIGIVGGGAMGLFFASQMTEVHSTIVFTRTVEQAMTLSEQGIICIENHQKVIRFVQADITEHIDHYQLDLLFIAVKQYQLHSILPYLHKISEDVPLVFLQNGMGHLEELDRLAHKQLLVATVEHGVLRTSAATIEVRGRNRTNISAYRGEGKELFPFFDLFEATFPFVWRENTRSMLLEKFSANVVINPLTAVLKVTNGELMTNPSFLKLAHIVFAELSGAFPNDVQEGVWTRIEQICLKTAYNRSSMLTDLEKGRRTEVEAIVGYVLKEAKKNEVEVPLLQTLYLMIKGLEKK, from the coding sequence GTGAAAATCGGAATCGTTGGCGGCGGCGCTATGGGGCTTTTTTTCGCCTCTCAAATGACAGAAGTGCACTCAACTATCGTTTTTACTAGAACGGTTGAGCAAGCAATGACCCTTTCTGAACAAGGGATTATATGTATAGAAAATCATCAGAAAGTGATCCGTTTTGTACAAGCGGATATAACGGAGCATATTGATCATTATCAGCTGGATCTCTTGTTTATTGCTGTGAAACAATACCAACTGCATAGTATTCTTCCCTATCTTCATAAAATAAGCGAGGATGTGCCTCTTGTTTTTTTACAAAATGGGATGGGTCACTTAGAAGAACTAGATCGCTTAGCTCATAAGCAGCTTTTAGTGGCGACTGTGGAGCATGGTGTGCTTCGTACAAGTGCTGCGACTATCGAAGTTAGAGGACGAAATCGAACAAATATTTCTGCTTACCGCGGGGAGGGAAAAGAGTTATTTCCTTTTTTTGATCTGTTCGAGGCAACATTTCCGTTCGTGTGGAGAGAGAACACAAGGAGCATGCTGCTTGAGAAGTTTTCTGCTAATGTCGTGATCAACCCGTTGACTGCCGTATTAAAGGTCACCAATGGAGAGTTAATGACGAACCCATCCTTTTTAAAGCTTGCTCACATCGTGTTTGCTGAATTGTCAGGGGCATTTCCCAATGATGTACAAGAAGGCGTGTGGACGAGGATTGAGCAAATTTGCCTTAAGACGGCCTATAATCGGTCATCTATGTTAACCGATTTAGAGAAAGGCCGTCGAACGGAAGTGGAAGCGATCGTTGGCTATGTGCTGAAAGAAGCAAAGAAGAACGAGGTGGAGGTTCCGCTGCTACAAACACTCTACTTGATGATAAAGGGATTAGAGAAAAAATAA
- a CDS encoding N-acetyltransferase → MQLPVKNLKVNFKTIEEFKSFKEYGLEELSMLEELQITMVEDNANSPFYGIYYGDKLAARMCLYVKQNRANLLKNGSNKYLEIWKLEVLPQFQHKGFGLRLVDFAKSFNLPILTRARVKSHSFWEKMNFVPLSENSSRLLWDPNSVTTQKIS, encoded by the coding sequence ATGCAATTACCTGTTAAAAATTTGAAAGTAAATTTCAAAACAATAGAAGAATTCAAAAGCTTTAAAGAATATGGACTAGAAGAGTTATCCATGCTAGAAGAACTTCAAATCACAATGGTAGAAGATAACGCGAACTCCCCATTTTACGGTATTTACTACGGAGATAAGCTAGCCGCTCGCATGTGCTTGTATGTAAAGCAAAACCGAGCAAACCTATTAAAAAATGGCTCGAACAAGTATCTTGAAATTTGGAAACTAGAAGTACTTCCTCAATTTCAGCATAAAGGCTTCGGCTTACGACTTGTTGACTTTGCCAAATCCTTTAACCTTCCAATCCTAACGAGAGCACGCGTAAAATCACATAGCTTCTGGGAAAAAATGAACTTTGTTCCGCTTTCAGAGAATAGTTCTCGTTTACTTTGGGATCCAAATTCCGTCACAACACAAAAAATTAGTTAA
- a CDS encoding enoyl-CoA hydratase/isomerase family protein, with the protein MVMDFQMKRLHNGILEFKITRPEKRNAVNFEVMEGLSQAIERAKETDIRALVVTGEGEQAFCSGGDLSVFHALRTEGEAYRMLSKMGKILHELTILPKPTIALINGTAVGGGCEIATACDFRIAKAGAKMGFIQGSLAITTGWGGGTLLFERIASYHALKLLSEAAIYRAEQLAHTGFVHRVVDRINEEVVERFLQNELTIHSSVLSAYKQIQIRKWASSDLWEKMDQEIKQCAILWEAEAHHEAVASFLNKK; encoded by the coding sequence ATGGTGATGGATTTTCAAATGAAGCGATTACATAATGGAATTTTAGAATTTAAAATAACACGACCAGAAAAAAGAAACGCCGTTAATTTTGAAGTGATGGAAGGGTTAAGCCAAGCGATTGAACGTGCGAAAGAAACGGATATTCGGGCATTGGTCGTCACGGGAGAAGGGGAACAAGCCTTTTGTTCAGGTGGAGATTTATCGGTGTTTCATGCGTTGCGAACAGAAGGGGAAGCGTATCGCATGCTTTCAAAAATGGGAAAAATTTTGCATGAACTGACTATTTTACCAAAACCGACGATTGCTTTAATTAATGGAACAGCGGTTGGTGGTGGTTGTGAAATTGCCACAGCTTGTGATTTTAGAATTGCCAAAGCGGGAGCCAAAATGGGCTTTATTCAAGGAAGCCTAGCCATTACAACTGGTTGGGGTGGCGGAACGTTGCTGTTTGAACGAATAGCTTCCTACCATGCATTAAAATTGTTATCTGAAGCAGCAATCTATCGAGCAGAGCAATTAGCTCATACCGGTTTTGTGCATCGAGTAGTGGATAGAATAAATGAGGAAGTAGTAGAGCGCTTTTTACAGAATGAATTAACTATTCATAGCTCGGTGTTATCAGCCTATAAGCAAATTCAAATTCGTAAATGGGCGTCGAGTGATCTTTGGGAGAAAATGGATCAGGAAATTAAGCAGTGTGCGATTCTTTGGGAGGCAGAAGCTCACCATGAGGCTGTAGCTAGCTTTTTAAACAAGAAATAA
- a CDS encoding IS110 family transposase yields the protein MQHVVALDVSMGKSTMVIYNQYRQCEFEGEILHTKPSFEALNEKLQTLTKQDGQAPEIVFEATGVYSASLERFFQTEGYIYHRVNPLEANLQMASMRRQKTDKSDAHELAKSHFKVERTATYQEEGYYKQMRSLTRYYDELDREITHLFSRLHAILQLSFPELEIIFSTRSALFLNIVQLYPHPDEVLTCSKTIIRNRLKANTRKNLSLSRAEAKGLALLEAAKDSYPAISKEDVRCEQVRDYAKRISDLKEKKEGLVKQMVELSKERTEYNVLISFPGIGEATAVRLIGELGDIRRFKNHKQLNAYVGIDVMRYQSGNTYYKDKINKRGNNKLRKILFYMVQTMITLRRFGGNHLVDYYDKLKTQPQGKPHKVASIACVNKFLKVAFHLITHHITYDYETASTCS from the coding sequence ATGCAACATGTAGTCGCTCTTGATGTGAGTATGGGGAAAAGTACGATGGTGATTTATAACCAATATCGTCAATGTGAATTTGAAGGAGAAATTCTTCATACCAAACCCTCATTTGAAGCTTTGAACGAAAAACTCCAAACATTAACAAAACAGGATGGACAAGCACCAGAGATTGTATTTGAAGCGACAGGTGTTTATTCCGCATCATTAGAACGCTTTTTCCAAACAGAAGGTTATATCTACCATCGAGTGAACCCTCTTGAAGCGAATCTTCAAATGGCATCGATGCGTCGACAAAAAACAGACAAAAGCGATGCACATGAACTGGCAAAATCACATTTTAAAGTAGAGCGTACAGCTACTTATCAAGAAGAAGGCTATTATAAACAAATGCGATCACTCACACGTTATTATGATGAACTAGATCGTGAAATCACTCATCTTTTCAGTCGCCTGCATGCCATTCTACAACTCAGTTTTCCAGAATTAGAAATCATATTTTCAACACGCTCGGCCCTTTTTCTCAATATTGTGCAGCTCTATCCGCATCCAGATGAGGTACTCACTTGTTCCAAAACCATCATTCGTAATCGGCTAAAAGCAAATACAAGGAAGAATCTATCTCTTTCGCGAGCAGAAGCGAAAGGACTCGCTTTACTAGAAGCTGCGAAAGATTCGTATCCAGCCATTTCAAAAGAGGATGTGCGTTGTGAACAAGTACGTGACTATGCGAAAAGGATCTCTGATTTAAAAGAAAAGAAAGAAGGGCTTGTGAAACAAATGGTCGAGCTCTCAAAGGAAAGAACCGAATACAACGTACTGATTTCATTTCCCGGTATCGGAGAAGCGACAGCTGTTCGTCTGATTGGAGAGCTTGGGGATATTCGCCGTTTCAAGAACCACAAGCAGTTAAATGCCTATGTTGGTATTGATGTGATGCGTTATCAATCAGGAAATACCTATTACAAAGATAAGATCAATAAACGAGGAAACAACAAGCTACGAAAAATCTTGTTTTATATGGTTCAGACCATGATTACATTACGTCGATTCGGTGGAAATCATTTGGTGGATTACTATGACAAATTAAAAACGCAACCTCAAGGAAAGCCCCATAAAGTTGCGTCGATTGCCTGTGTGAACAAGTTTTTGAAAGTGGCATTTCACCTGATCACACACCATATCACTTATGACTACGAAACAGCCTCAACCTGTTCGTAA
- the ftsL gene encoding cell division protein FtsL, whose translation MNNLARKQAVRSNKEVTVDRNEQSEKRFWFTPGEKILFLVFALIICFMSAQIVSTQAAVYEVNKDIQKIEKDIKEQQRANHDLEVQVSEESTYEKIWKRAKELGLDLSEQNVKVVQPK comes from the coding sequence ATGAACAATTTAGCGAGAAAGCAGGCTGTCCGTTCGAATAAGGAAGTTACCGTTGATAGAAATGAACAGTCAGAAAAACGTTTTTGGTTTACACCTGGAGAAAAAATTCTATTTCTTGTATTTGCTTTGATCATCTGTTTTATGAGTGCGCAAATCGTCTCTACCCAAGCAGCTGTCTATGAAGTGAATAAAGACATACAGAAGATTGAAAAGGACATTAAAGAGCAGCAAAGGGCAAACCATGACCTTGAAGTTCAAGTGAGTGAAGAAAGTACCTATGAAAAAATATGGAAACGAGCGAAAGAATTAGGTCTCGATTTAAGTGAACAAAATGTTAAGGTTGTGCAACCAAAATGA
- a CDS encoding penicillin-binding protein, which yields MNENKKNMNKGAAILFLIFALLFFVLFVRFFTIQVSGKVDGHSLKNEALEKYLKTDELEAKRGTIYDRKGNVIAEDTSSFTLVAILDPSMTTNPKEPKHVTDPEKTAKVLAKYIDLDKDEIERILTKKNKDGKPPFQVEFGKAGRNLSNKTKKSIEAENLPGITFIRDSKRFYPNGKFASHLIGFAQKPEDGTGSMTGQMGIEKAYEKYLKGTNGKIEYKSDLWGYLLPGKSEMVKEPENGDNIYLTIDTKIQTFLEDALNEVEKQYKPGKAFGIVADAKTGEILAMSQRPSFHPGTREGLDQSWQNDLVEYAFEPGSTFKIFTLAAAIEEGVFDPNAYYQSGSYKVGPNTIRDHNGGNGWGNITYLEGVQRSSNVAMANLLEKMGPDVFRQYLDDFGFGKKTGIGLPNEAAGSILYRYPIEQVTTSFGQGTTTTALQMIQAATAITNDGKMMKPYVIDQIVDDQSKEAIVDNKAKVIGEPISKETSEQVLDVLETVTSSEHGTGKAYQIEGYEVAGKTGTAQMPNPKGGYLKGSNNYIFSFLGMAPKDDPELIVYVAVAQPQLEGEGGSAPVSKVFNPVMRNSLQYLNIEPEQGAAVKTVKLQDWTKKKKEEAVKSLTKDGAEPIVIGTGPNIVGQLPEPGTELLQGEKVILKTDGEPTMPNLKGWSLRDVMKLAKLANIQVSFTGEGYVQSQNIQPGTVLKPNQKLIVTLKKPKEKSKK from the coding sequence ATGAATGAAAATAAAAAAAATATGAACAAAGGAGCAGCGATATTATTTTTAATATTCGCCTTGCTCTTTTTTGTCTTATTCGTCCGCTTCTTTACCATTCAAGTGTCTGGAAAAGTGGATGGACATTCGTTGAAAAATGAAGCGCTTGAAAAATATTTAAAGACAGACGAGTTAGAAGCGAAAAGAGGGACGATTTACGATCGAAAAGGGAATGTGATTGCTGAAGATACGAGTTCATTCACGCTTGTGGCGATTTTAGATCCATCGATGACAACCAATCCTAAAGAACCCAAGCATGTAACAGATCCCGAAAAAACGGCTAAGGTTTTAGCGAAATACATTGACCTTGACAAAGATGAAATTGAAAGAATATTAACCAAAAAAAATAAAGATGGAAAGCCCCCTTTTCAAGTTGAATTTGGGAAAGCGGGCCGGAATTTATCGAATAAAACAAAGAAAAGTATAGAGGCTGAAAACTTACCTGGAATTACCTTTATCAGAGATTCTAAGCGCTTCTATCCGAATGGTAAATTCGCATCCCATTTAATAGGCTTTGCCCAAAAGCCTGAAGATGGTACTGGTTCAATGACTGGACAAATGGGGATTGAAAAAGCGTACGAGAAATACTTAAAAGGTACAAATGGCAAAATAGAGTATAAGAGTGATCTATGGGGCTACTTACTACCTGGAAAGAGCGAGATGGTCAAAGAACCGGAAAATGGAGATAATATTTACTTAACCATCGATACGAAAATACAAACTTTCTTAGAAGATGCTCTGAATGAAGTGGAAAAGCAGTATAAGCCAGGTAAGGCATTTGGAATTGTGGCTGATGCGAAAACAGGAGAGATCTTAGCGATGAGTCAAAGACCCTCATTCCATCCAGGGACGAGGGAAGGATTGGATCAAAGCTGGCAAAATGATTTAGTTGAATATGCGTTTGAACCTGGATCGACGTTTAAGATTTTTACATTAGCTGCCGCGATCGAGGAAGGCGTATTCGATCCAAATGCTTATTATCAATCTGGTAGTTATAAAGTCGGGCCAAATACTATTCGAGATCATAATGGTGGAAATGGTTGGGGAAATATCACTTATTTAGAAGGCGTACAAAGATCATCAAATGTCGCGATGGCCAACTTATTAGAAAAAATGGGTCCTGATGTTTTTAGACAATATTTAGATGATTTTGGTTTTGGTAAAAAGACAGGCATCGGCTTGCCTAATGAAGCGGCGGGAAGTATTCTTTACCGCTATCCGATTGAACAGGTGACAACGTCTTTTGGACAAGGGACAACAACTACTGCTTTACAAATGATACAGGCAGCAACGGCCATCACCAATGATGGGAAAATGATGAAGCCTTATGTGATTGATCAAATCGTTGATGATCAATCAAAAGAAGCGATCGTTGATAATAAGGCAAAAGTGATTGGTGAACCAATTTCAAAAGAAACGTCCGAGCAAGTGCTTGATGTACTAGAAACAGTCACCAGTTCTGAACATGGAACAGGAAAAGCGTATCAAATTGAAGGATATGAAGTAGCCGGAAAAACTGGAACAGCCCAAATGCCTAATCCAAAAGGAGGTTATTTAAAAGGAAGCAATAATTATATTTTTTCCTTTTTAGGAATGGCTCCAAAGGATGATCCGGAACTAATTGTTTATGTTGCAGTCGCTCAGCCTCAACTAGAAGGTGAAGGGGGATCTGCTCCTGTGTCCAAAGTATTTAATCCAGTGATGAGAAATAGCTTGCAATATTTAAATATTGAACCGGAGCAAGGAGCGGCAGTAAAAACTGTGAAGTTACAAGACTGGACGAAGAAAAAGAAGGAAGAGGCTGTCAAATCTTTAACGAAAGATGGTGCAGAGCCAATTGTAATAGGTACAGGGCCGAACATTGTTGGACAGCTACCTGAACCTGGCACAGAGTTATTGCAAGGAGAGAAAGTGATTTTAAAAACGGACGGAGAGCCTACCATGCCTAATCTTAAAGGATGGTCATTGCGTGATGTGATGAAGCTTGCTAAACTTGCGAATATTCAAGTGAGTTTTACGGGAGAAGGCTATGTGCAGAGTCAAAATATTCAACCGGGTACAGTGCTGAAGCCAAATCAAAAATTAATTGTGACATTGAAAAAGCCAAAAGAAAAATCGAAGAAATAA
- the bshC gene encoding bacillithiol biosynthesis cysteine-adding enzyme BshC, translating into MELDRISIPAINQFASLYLKQEAPVTDFFHYQLTKEDVYRQRVADLNNRSFRRELLADCIESYMETLPKSEMVAESLRKLKDERSTVVIGGQQAGLLTGPLYTIYKIISIIKLAEEKERELDIPVVPVFWIAGEDHDFLEVNHVYVENDQMVEKKAYPERMLEKRMVSDIELDHQQMKHWVEKLFANMKETEYTNKLLCFVNEAIDRSQTMTDFFTSLIHSLFSQYGLLVIDAAYSPLRQLESSFFKQIIERTEEITASVQEAQQIVISHSFKQMIELSPKAANLFIYENNERILLEYDRERELFTGKSGSVQYSKEDLLHLLECHPEKFSNNVVTRPLMQEWLFPTLAFIAGPGEIAYWAELKKAFELFEMKMPPIEARLNMTLIERNIVSDLQELNISLPSALIYGVEKEKEMFWQSVRDEHFHELIASVQASLMDHYDMFEERAKQLHKGTLPIIQKNRQFHLQQLQFLERKTDEMLERQHEDVLSKYIRVQHALKPEGAPQERIWNIFYFLNKYGFDFVDELMKLDYLFNGDHQMVKI; encoded by the coding sequence ATGGAACTGGATCGAATTTCCATTCCGGCGATTAATCAGTTTGCTTCTCTTTACTTAAAGCAAGAAGCACCTGTAACGGACTTTTTTCATTATCAATTAACGAAAGAAGATGTGTACCGACAGCGAGTGGCTGATTTAAACAACAGAAGCTTTAGGAGAGAGCTTCTCGCGGATTGTATTGAAAGTTATATGGAAACATTACCAAAGTCTGAAATGGTAGCAGAATCCCTTCGTAAATTAAAAGATGAACGGTCGACCGTTGTGATTGGTGGACAGCAAGCAGGCTTACTGACAGGCCCTCTTTACACTATTTACAAAATTATTTCGATCATCAAATTAGCCGAGGAGAAAGAAAGGGAGCTGGATATTCCTGTTGTTCCTGTTTTCTGGATTGCTGGAGAAGATCATGATTTTTTAGAAGTGAATCATGTATATGTCGAAAATGATCAAATGGTGGAAAAGAAAGCATATCCAGAACGAATGTTAGAAAAGCGAATGGTATCTGATATAGAATTGGACCACCAACAAATGAAGCATTGGGTGGAAAAGTTATTCGCTAACATGAAAGAAACGGAATATACGAATAAGCTGTTATGTTTTGTAAATGAAGCAATTGATCGTTCGCAGACGATGACGGACTTTTTTACAAGTCTGATTCACTCTTTATTTAGTCAATATGGACTGCTTGTTATTGACGCAGCTTACTCTCCGTTAAGACAATTAGAGTCATCGTTTTTCAAACAGATAATCGAGCGGACGGAAGAGATTACGGCAAGCGTGCAAGAAGCTCAGCAAATCGTTATTTCGCATTCATTTAAACAAATGATTGAGTTGTCTCCTAAAGCAGCCAATCTGTTTATTTATGAAAATAATGAACGGATTTTGCTTGAGTATGACCGTGAGAGGGAATTGTTCACTGGAAAAAGTGGCAGTGTTCAATATAGCAAAGAGGACTTGCTTCATTTGCTTGAATGTCATCCAGAAAAGTTTAGTAATAATGTAGTGACGAGACCACTGATGCAAGAATGGTTATTTCCTACACTTGCTTTTATTGCCGGTCCAGGTGAGATTGCCTATTGGGCGGAGTTAAAGAAAGCCTTTGAATTATTTGAGATGAAAATGCCACCAATCGAAGCTCGTTTAAACATGACTTTGATTGAACGAAACATTGTGAGTGATTTACAGGAACTGAACATTTCTCTACCCTCTGCTTTAATTTATGGAGTAGAAAAGGAAAAAGAGATGTTTTGGCAGTCTGTTAGAGATGAGCACTTTCATGAGCTAATTGCCTCCGTTCAAGCATCTTTAATGGATCACTATGATATGTTTGAGGAAAGAGCAAAACAATTGCATAAAGGTACACTGCCTATCATTCAAAAAAATCGTCAATTTCATTTACAGCAGCTTCAATTTTTAGAAAGAAAGACAGATGAAATGCTGGAGCGCCAGCATGAGGATGTATTAAGTAAATATATACGTGTTCAACATGCACTGAAGCCTGAGGGAGCCCCTCAAGAGCGGATATGGAACATTTTCTACTTTTTAAACAAGTATGGTTTTGATTTTGTTGATGAGTTAATGAAGTTAGATTATTTGTTTAACGGTGATCATCAAATGGTGAAAATTTAG
- a CDS encoding nucleotidyltransferase: MKTVGIVVEYNPFHNGHLYHAQKAREAANADVVIAVMSGHFLQRGEPALMNKWARTRMALQNGVDLVVELPYAFSTQKAEVFSFGAISILKELACDSFCFGSENGQIDPFLDTFKTIKAASRDLNPLIHSYMREGYSFPKAQTLARKQLFNDSLSLDLSMPNNILGYHYVQANDNLTEPMQPLTIKRQQAGYHDESLTSDSIASATGIRKEIEQSKHLSTIEKFVPDSTLNELKQYHNEHQTFHSWKMYWPLLKYRLLSASIEELQSMYEITEGIEFRLKEAARHSTSFIDFMEKVKTKRYTWTRIQRMLVHILTNTTKEEMEKAMASVRYIRLLGMNRHGREYMKSIKKEISLPLIARAAAHKDLLALDIKASDVYMQGAQTPSLINSEFTQPPILLP, encoded by the coding sequence ATGAAAACAGTTGGTATTGTTGTTGAGTACAACCCTTTTCATAACGGTCACTTATATCATGCACAAAAAGCGCGGGAAGCAGCCAACGCTGATGTAGTGATTGCTGTTATGAGCGGACATTTTTTGCAGCGAGGAGAACCAGCTCTCATGAATAAATGGGCGCGTACCCGAATGGCGCTTCAAAACGGTGTGGATCTCGTTGTTGAGTTGCCATATGCTTTCTCCACGCAAAAAGCGGAGGTGTTTTCTTTTGGGGCCATTTCAATCTTAAAAGAATTAGCTTGTGATTCCTTTTGCTTTGGAAGTGAAAACGGGCAAATCGATCCCTTTCTCGATACTTTTAAAACGATCAAAGCGGCTTCTCGAGACTTAAATCCCTTGATTCATTCCTATATGAGGGAAGGATATAGCTTTCCAAAAGCGCAGACACTAGCAAGAAAACAGCTATTTAATGATTCATTATCACTTGATTTATCCATGCCTAATAATATTTTAGGTTATCATTATGTACAAGCGAATGATAACCTAACAGAGCCTATGCAGCCGCTTACTATTAAACGCCAGCAAGCAGGCTATCATGACGAAAGTTTAACATCTGACAGCATCGCAAGTGCCACAGGTATACGTAAAGAGATTGAACAATCTAAACATTTATCCACTATTGAAAAGTTTGTCCCTGACAGTACATTGAACGAACTAAAACAGTATCATAATGAGCATCAAACTTTTCATAGCTGGAAGATGTATTGGCCATTGTTAAAATACCGGCTACTATCCGCTTCTATAGAGGAGTTACAGTCGATGTATGAAATAACAGAAGGTATTGAATTCCGCTTAAAAGAGGCAGCTCGTCATTCCACTAGCTTTATCGATTTTATGGAAAAAGTAAAAACAAAACGCTACACTTGGACACGTATTCAACGCATGCTCGTCCACATACTCACTAACACAACGAAAGAAGAGATGGAAAAAGCGATGGCATCTGTCCGTTATATTCGTCTATTAGGGATGAATAGACATGGACGTGAGTATATGAAAAGCATCAAAAAAGAGATCTCACTCCCTCTAATTGCTAGGGCGGCTGCTCATAAAGATTTACTCGCTTTAGATATCAAAGCATCTGATGTATACATGCAAGGAGCACAAACTCCAAGCCTCATCAATAGTGAATTCACACAGCCTCCTATTTTGCTGCCATAA
- the rpmF gene encoding 50S ribosomal protein L32, with the protein MAVPFRRTSTTKKNKRRTHFKLQVPGMVACPNCGEMKLAHRVCKECGTYKGKEVVSK; encoded by the coding sequence ATGGCAGTACCTTTTAGAAGAACTTCTACGACTAAAAAGAACAAACGCCGTACGCATTTCAAATTACAAGTACCTGGTATGGTAGCATGCCCGAACTGTGGTGAAATGAAATTGGCTCACCGTGTTTGTAAAGAGTGCGGAACATATAAAGGAAAAGAAGTTGTAAGCAAATAA
- the rsmH gene encoding 16S rRNA (cytosine(1402)-N(4))-methyltransferase RsmH, which produces MNFEHTTVLLKETVDGLNIHPNGIYVDCTLGGAGHSEYLLSQLGEEGKLYAFDQDETAIQHAKEKLARFGDKVVFVKSNFKYIREELQRLGVGAVDGILYDLGVSSPQLDTPERGFSYHHDAPLDMRMDLTGGVTAYEVVNHWPYENLVRIFFQYGEEKFSKQIARKIEAAREKSPIETTGELVELIKEGIPAAARRKGGHPAKRIFQAIRIAVNDELGVFEQSLKDSIDLLKSKGRISVITFHSLEDRICKTIFREASKGPDLPPGLPVIPEEYQPELTLITRKPILPSEEELQHNNRARSAKLRIAEKR; this is translated from the coding sequence TTGAACTTTGAACATACAACCGTGTTATTAAAAGAAACCGTAGATGGATTAAACATCCACCCAAATGGAATTTATGTAGATTGTACACTTGGCGGTGCTGGACATAGTGAATATTTATTATCTCAACTAGGTGAAGAGGGAAAGTTATATGCATTTGATCAAGATGAAACAGCGATCCAACATGCGAAGGAAAAACTTGCTCGCTTCGGGGATAAAGTGGTATTCGTGAAAAGCAATTTTAAATATATACGTGAAGAGCTTCAACGTCTTGGTGTCGGAGCAGTAGATGGTATTTTATATGATTTAGGTGTTTCCTCCCCGCAACTTGATACCCCGGAAAGAGGATTTAGCTACCATCACGATGCTCCTTTAGATATGAGAATGGATTTAACAGGTGGCGTCACTGCATATGAAGTGGTCAATCATTGGCCGTATGAAAATCTCGTCAGAATTTTTTTTCAGTATGGAGAAGAAAAGTTTTCAAAGCAAATTGCTCGTAAAATAGAAGCGGCTCGTGAGAAAAGCCCAATTGAAACAACAGGTGAGCTTGTTGAGCTCATTAAAGAAGGTATACCGGCAGCGGCTAGAAGAAAAGGAGGCCATCCGGCGAAACGAATTTTCCAAGCGATTCGAATTGCAGTGAATGACGAGCTTGGGGTGTTTGAGCAGTCACTAAAGGACTCCATTGACTTATTGAAATCAAAAGGAAGAATTAGTGTGATTACTTTTCACTCACTAGAAGATCGGATTTGCAAAACGATTTTTAGGGAAGCAAGCAAAGGACCAGATCTGCCACCAGGTTTGCCTGTGATCCCTGAGGAGTATCAACCGGAACTGACGTTAATCACGAGAAAACCAATACTGCCTTCAGAAGAAGAATTACAGCATAATAATCGTGCTCGTTCAGCAAAGCTTCGGATTGCTGAAAAAAGATAA